The genomic DNA ATCGGAGTGGAGTTGGGACTGTGAAAAAGACAGATACACTTTTTATTGGATTTATATTAGGGCTATTGGTTTTAGTAGCACATCAAAATATTTTAGGAGGACTTATCTTCTCCTCATTAATGGTTTTGATAAACCTATTAGATTCGAAGGAAAGGAGAACGTATGAATCGAAGAGAAGCATTGAAGAAAGGAAAGGTGATTGCTGATAGATGGTGGTATGACAATAAGTCAACTATCTTAAGCCTACAGCTAATTGATAAACAAAAGGCATGGATAAAAATAAAAAAGTGACTCAGCCGACCAAAGCAATGAGTCACAAACAAAACATATCTAAGGAGATTTTAGCATATGAATAATGAACTTTCCACTTTAGATGAATATTTAACTAATCCTGACTGGGGTAAACCGACTATTAGTGAAGTGGAGGATGAAATAGATGAAGACTAGTGAAGAAACAAATGAGATTTATAAAGGGCTATATGTATTGAAAGGTAAGCTACAACAACCTAAATTTGATGCTTCTGTAAACTATGGAACAAAAAATGGTGGGGAAATGAAATTTGAGTACGCAACACTTAAATCTATTGAATCGGCTATAAGAAATGCTGCTCAAGAGTCTGATAGTGGGATTGATTTTGGTCAAGATGTAGTTACAAGTGATAATTATGTTGCTGTAACAACGTGCGTTTATCACTCAAGCGGTCAATACATTTTATATGGTCCTTTAGGCTTTCCATGTAATACAAAAAACCCACAATCTTTAGGTAGTGTAATTACTTATGCAAAAAGGTATTCGCTGGCTAGCTCATTTGGAGTTGTTGCAGATGGGGATGATGACGCCAAAATAGGTGCTGATGAGAATGAAAAAATTCAGAATGACAATAATTTAGATTCTGAGTTTAAACAGACATTTGATGATTATGTTCATCGAATCGCTCAGTTAACTAACCAAGAAAAAGATTTCATAATTGCTACAACGTTAGAAAGAAGCGGTTTTAGTAGCTTTAAACAAATTGACAGAAACTCCTATTCGAAAATCATTGGATTTCTTAAACGTTACGCATTGAAAGCAGAGCAGAAGAAAAAAGAATCGGAAAATCACAATAAACCATCTTGGGAGGATTTATAAAATGAGCAATGAACTATCAACAGAAGTCATCTTTGATGTTAATTATCAACCGAGCGTAATTGAAATTGTCAATGAAGACCAATTAGCGAATTTAATCAATGCTACTGTCGAACGTTTTGAAAATCTAATCTTTAAAGAAGAGGATATTTCAGATGCCAAGAAAGCAAGAGCTGAATTAAATCGGATTTTTGATTTGATCGATTCGAAACGAATAGAAGTAAAGAAGCAATTTAGTGAACCTCTTACTGAATTTGAAAAGCAAATCAAAGCATATAGCAATGAAATCAAGAAAGCATCTAAAGGTATTGATGAACAAATTAAAGAATTTGAAGCTAGAACAAAGGAAGAACGAAAAAAGATTGTTTTAGCATTTGTCGAAAAACAGGCAAAGAAATTTGGCATTGAACCTAATGGAATTAATCTCCAAAGTAAGTGGCTTAATGCCACAAGTTTTACCGCAAAAAACAATCTGACGAAAAAAATTGAAGAAGAAATTATTGCAGAATGCACAGCAATAAAAGAAAAAAAAGAGAACTATGAACAGCAAAAGGCTTTGGTTGAAAGTTATGTAAAAGCATATGGACTTGAACCAATGGCTTGGATCACTTTGATCGATGAAGGTCTCAATGCAGCTCAAATTTTTCCAAAGATTGATCAAGCTGTTAAAGAATTGAGAGAAAAAGAAGAGAAAGAACTAGAAAAGACAGAAAAACAAATAAAACGAACCGCAACGCCAGAAAGAACTGTGGGAATACCACAAAAAATAGACATCGATGAACCGAAGTATTCCTTCACTTTAAATATTACTGGTACTGCAAAACAATTGTCGGTTATTAAGCAAACGGTTGAAAGCTTAGGCGTGGAATATTCTGTTGAAATGGAATAAGCAACTAATCAGAAGAAAAAGAAGTGATTGAATTGTTTAAACCGCTAATTGATTCATATTCTGCCATATTGAAGCATTTTAAGGGAAATGATATTGGTGCAACAATCAACGAGGAAGTAAATCTTGAACGCTTAAAAACAATGTATGACGGTTATGACGGTGACAGGATCATCGAAATTCGTTTCATTGATCCTCGTAGATTCACTGTTCAACAAAGGAATTTCATATATGCACTGATGGGCGATATTTTCATCGATACAGGCACGCCAACAGAGTTTTGGAAGGAATTCTTTTACTTCCGTTTTGAAGGTATCACAGGGCGCAAAATAAGCCTAAAAGATGATTCTAGTACAACCGTGAGCGATGCGAATATCTTAGCGAATATCATTATAGATTTTATTTTTGAACATCATATTCCATTCAAAGAAGGGTATGAAATCTTACCAGCGAATCAAGAATACTATTTCTATAAGTGTATTACAAAAAGGGTCTGTTGTATCTGTGGGAGAACAGGCGCTGACATTGATCATTTCGATAAAGCGCTGGGTAGACGGAAACGTAAGAAAATCGATCATTCAGATTACACGTTCGCGGCACTTTGTAGAATACACCATACGGAAAAGCATCAACTTGGTGTAGTTAATTTTAAGAACAAATATCAGATAAAAGGAATTAGATTGAATCAAGAAACGATTAAAAAATTAAATATTGGGGGATAAAAAGTGTCGGATAATAAGCGATATTACTATCTCAAATTGAAAGAAAACTTTTTTGATAGCGATGAAATGGTTCTTTTAGAAAGTATGCCGGATGGTTACATCTACTCTAATATTCTTCTAAAACTTTACTTGAGAAGTCTAAAACATGAAGGCAAGTTGATGTTTAATGACAGGATTCCATTTAATTCAACTATGCTTGCAACGATCACTAGACACTCCGTAGGGGTTGTAGAAAAGGCTGTACAAATTTTTAGGGAGTTAAGTTTAATTGATGTATTAGATAACGGTGCAATTTACATGTCGGATATACAGAGTTTTATTGGTAAGTCGTCAACAGAAGCTGATAGAAAAAGAAATTACAGAAGAAAAATTGAAGAAGCAAAACAGAATTTAATAACTGGAGGACAAATGTCCGACAAAAGTCCGGACAAAACTCCACCAGAGTTAGAGAAAGAGATAGAGAAAGAGATAGAAAAAGAAAAGTGTAAGTATTCTGACGAACACTTACGCCTTGCTAGAAAGTTACAAAGCAACCTAGCTGAAGATTTTCCAAAAGAAATGGATAGAGTGGATCTGGATAAATGGGCTGACGTATTCAGATTAATGGAAGAACGTGATGCTTTATCTATCGAAGCTATTGAATATGTGATTGATTGGTTACCAACAAATAAATTTTGGTTTGGGAATATCAGGAGTGCCAAGAAGCTTCGAGAAAAATTTGAAAGACTCAAATTCGATATCAAGGCTGAGAAAGAAAAATCTAAAAAGAATAACTCAGGTTATCAAAAAAATAATAGACGAGAGAAGCTTCCAGATTGGGTTGACAAACCTCAAGAAGAGAAAGAACTTGATCCACAACAGAAAGCAGAAATTGAAGCACGTTTTGAAGCGTATCTTTCTCAACGGAATCAGGAAGGCGAAGGAAATGAATCTTAAACAAATTACAGCGCAGGTAGAACTAATGCACAAAGAAGCATTGAGGAAGAGCGCCGAGTATGAAGATAAGTGGCTCAACACGTTCCATGGGGGACGTGAGAGCGCACTTGCTAGTGTACTAAAGTTATTAAAGGAGCAAGCAGATGAATCTGACTAGACAAGAAAAATGTTCTTATCGAAAAAGAATGATGCAAATACTAAGAGGACGTCCCATTGATGAATTAACTTCAGAAGAATTACATGAAATTCAGGCAATAAGAAAACTAATTGACTCTGACACGATGGATGAATCGCATCCTTTACCGAAGTTGGATTTCGATAGTTTTACCTATGAAGATTATCGGAACCTGAGAGAAGCTGGATACACTGTCAAAGCTATCCGTGAAGCTCTCGAAGTTGGGAGTACAGTCTGGGCAAGATGGCGTAAAGCAAACGAAGTGAAGGAGAGAGAGCTATGTCATATGTCGTAAAAGCCATGTGTTACATGGATGAAGAGAATAATGGGAAAACTAGCTTATCGCATGCTAAACGCTATGAAACAAAGGAATTAGCTGAACTAGCAGCATATGTTTGCGGTGGTGAAGTAGTTGAGGTGATTACTCCTTCAAATAATCAAAACAAGACTATCAAAAAGAAAATAAATAAAGCTAATCAAGCTTGGATGAGAAAAGAGAGGGATTGAAAGTGGCAAGGAAGAAAAAACAAGGTTTTATTCCAGAAGTTGGTCAAGAAGTGGAGTGCTTTATCTGCGATTCAAAAAGAAACACACCATGGAGATATCCTTTTGAGGGATTTGTAGAAAAGGTCTATGAGAAATCAGCTATGGTGATCATTCGTACTACTCATCCAGATGATGACTATTTAATTGCTGATCGTGGTGGAAG from Enterococcus mundtii includes the following:
- a CDS encoding ERF family protein, with the protein product MKTSEETNEIYKGLYVLKGKLQQPKFDASVNYGTKNGGEMKFEYATLKSIESAIRNAAQESDSGIDFGQDVVTSDNYVAVTTCVYHSSGQYILYGPLGFPCNTKNPQSLGSVITYAKRYSLASSFGVVADGDDDAKIGADENEKIQNDNNLDSEFKQTFDDYVHRIAQLTNQEKDFIIATTLERSGFSSFKQIDRNSYSKIIGFLKRYALKAEQKKKESENHNKPSWEDL
- a CDS encoding DUF1351 domain-containing protein, which translates into the protein MSNELSTEVIFDVNYQPSVIEIVNEDQLANLINATVERFENLIFKEEDISDAKKARAELNRIFDLIDSKRIEVKKQFSEPLTEFEKQIKAYSNEIKKASKGIDEQIKEFEARTKEERKKIVLAFVEKQAKKFGIEPNGINLQSKWLNATSFTAKNNLTKKIEEEIIAECTAIKEKKENYEQQKALVESYVKAYGLEPMAWITLIDEGLNAAQIFPKIDQAVKELREKEEKELEKTEKQIKRTATPERTVGIPQKIDIDEPKYSFTLNITGTAKQLSVIKQTVESLGVEYSVEME
- a CDS encoding putative HNHc nuclease — translated: MFKPLIDSYSAILKHFKGNDIGATINEEVNLERLKTMYDGYDGDRIIEIRFIDPRRFTVQQRNFIYALMGDIFIDTGTPTEFWKEFFYFRFEGITGRKISLKDDSSTTVSDANILANIIIDFIFEHHIPFKEGYEILPANQEYYFYKCITKRVCCICGRTGADIDHFDKALGRRKRKKIDHSDYTFAALCRIHHTEKHQLGVVNFKNKYQIKGIRLNQETIKKLNIGG
- a CDS encoding phage replisome organizer N-terminal domain-containing protein, producing MSDNKRYYYLKLKENFFDSDEMVLLESMPDGYIYSNILLKLYLRSLKHEGKLMFNDRIPFNSTMLATITRHSVGVVEKAVQIFRELSLIDVLDNGAIYMSDIQSFIGKSSTEADRKRNYRRKIEEAKQNLITGGQMSDKSPDKTPPELEKEIEKEIEKEKCKYSDEHLRLARKLQSNLAEDFPKEMDRVDLDKWADVFRLMEERDALSIEAIEYVIDWLPTNKFWFGNIRSAKKLREKFERLKFDIKAEKEKSKKNNSGYQKNNRREKLPDWVDKPQEEKELDPQQKAEIEARFEAYLSQRNQEGEGNES